The following are encoded together in the Longimicrobiales bacterium genome:
- a CDS encoding CDC48 family AAA ATPase has protein sequence MAEQESRGGVKVQVAGAKPQDVGTGTARVGRKALESIGAREGDVIEIRGKRSTAALALRPYSEDEGLEVLRLDGLQRGNAGVSIGDHTEIRKADAKPARRIQLAPAQKNLRLVGSGDMLRRTLFQRPLVAGDVISTSIYQRNAGAPGQNMPEDLFRMFFDQPAFGLQEIRLKVISTAPRGIVQVAQDTEIELLPEYVEQEEEERLDVTYDDVGGIGNTLRDVREMIELPLKHPELFQRLGIDPPKGVLLYGPPGTGKTLLARAVANESDAKFFHIAGPEIMGRFYGESEQRLREIFQQAQQQAPSIVFIDEIDSIAPKREEVTGEVERRVVAQLLTLLDGLEPRQNVIVIGATNRIDAVDEALRRPGRFDREIIIGVPDITGRREILAIHTRGMPLDSDVDLDELARISYGYVGADMAALAREAAMETLRRYLPEMDLESGQIDSAILEKLRVTRDDFMNAIRRIQPSALREIMIEVPNVGWEDIGGLEGPKRELREGIELPLKHPEAFQRLGIRAAKGFLLFGPPGTGKTLLAKAVAREAEANFIATKSSDLLSKWYGESEQQIARLFQRARQVAPTVIFIDEIDSLAPARGGGLGEPAVTERVVNTLLAEMDGLEELRGVVVIAASNRPALLDPALLRPGRFDDLVYVPVPAREGRLHILKIHTSGMPLAKDVDLDVLADRTQGYTGADLEDLVRRAGLEALRENIESEIVDASHFEAALTETRASVTREMEQEYEELLKTLKSESPRGPKRIGFSVAAQELAAD, from the coding sequence ATGGCCGAGCAGGAGAGCAGGGGCGGGGTGAAGGTGCAGGTTGCCGGCGCAAAGCCGCAGGACGTCGGCACCGGCACGGCGCGGGTCGGACGCAAGGCGCTCGAGTCGATCGGCGCGCGCGAGGGTGACGTGATCGAGATTCGTGGCAAGCGCTCGACGGCTGCGCTGGCGCTGCGACCGTATTCGGAAGACGAGGGGCTGGAAGTGCTGCGGCTGGACGGGCTGCAGCGAGGCAACGCCGGTGTGAGCATCGGCGACCACACGGAGATCCGGAAGGCGGATGCAAAGCCGGCGCGTCGCATCCAGCTTGCGCCCGCGCAGAAGAACCTGCGACTCGTCGGCTCGGGCGACATGCTGCGTCGGACCCTGTTCCAGCGACCGCTCGTCGCTGGCGACGTCATCTCCACGTCGATCTACCAGCGCAACGCGGGTGCGCCCGGCCAGAACATGCCGGAGGACCTGTTCCGCATGTTCTTCGACCAGCCAGCGTTCGGGCTGCAGGAAATCCGCCTGAAGGTGATCTCCACGGCGCCGCGCGGCATCGTGCAGGTCGCGCAGGACACGGAGATCGAGCTGCTGCCGGAGTACGTTGAGCAGGAGGAGGAAGAACGGCTCGACGTCACCTACGACGACGTCGGCGGCATCGGCAACACGCTGCGTGACGTCCGCGAGATGATCGAGCTGCCGCTCAAGCATCCGGAGCTGTTCCAGCGTCTGGGCATCGATCCTCCGAAGGGCGTGCTCCTCTACGGCCCGCCGGGCACCGGCAAGACGCTGCTGGCGCGTGCAGTCGCGAACGAGAGCGACGCGAAATTCTTCCATATAGCCGGGCCCGAGATCATGGGCCGATTCTACGGCGAATCGGAGCAGCGCCTGCGCGAGATCTTCCAGCAGGCGCAGCAGCAGGCACCGTCGATCGTGTTCATCGACGAGATCGACTCGATCGCACCCAAGCGCGAGGAAGTCACCGGCGAGGTGGAGCGACGCGTGGTCGCGCAGCTGCTGACGCTGCTGGACGGGCTGGAGCCGCGGCAGAACGTCATTGTCATCGGCGCGACGAACCGCATCGATGCAGTGGACGAAGCGCTGCGCCGGCCTGGGCGCTTCGACCGGGAGATCATCATCGGCGTGCCGGACATCACGGGCCGGCGCGAGATCCTTGCGATCCACACGCGCGGCATGCCGCTGGACAGCGACGTAGACCTCGATGAGCTCGCGCGCATCTCCTACGGCTACGTCGGCGCCGACATGGCCGCGCTGGCCCGTGAAGCCGCCATGGAAACGCTGCGCCGCTACCTGCCGGAGATGGATCTCGAGTCGGGCCAGATCGACTCGGCGATCCTGGAAAAGCTGCGCGTGACGCGCGACGACTTCATGAACGCGATCCGTCGCATCCAGCCGAGTGCACTGCGCGAGATCATGATCGAAGTGCCGAACGTCGGCTGGGAGGATATCGGCGGGCTGGAGGGACCCAAGCGCGAGCTGCGCGAGGGCATCGAGCTGCCGCTCAAGCATCCCGAAGCGTTTCAGCGGCTCGGCATCCGGGCGGCGAAGGGCTTCCTGCTCTTTGGCCCGCCCGGCACCGGCAAGACCCTGCTCGCCAAGGCGGTCGCGCGCGAAGCGGAAGCAAACTTCATTGCGACCAAGTCCTCGGACCTGCTTTCCAAGTGGTACGGCGAATCCGAGCAGCAGATCGCGCGGCTGTTCCAGCGCGCGCGCCAGGTCGCACCGACCGTGATCTTCATCGACGAGATCGACTCGCTCGCGCCCGCCCGGGGCGGTGGCCTGGGTGAGCCGGCGGTTACGGAGCGCGTCGTCAACACGCTGCTCGCCGAGATGGACGGGCTCGAGGAGCTGCGTGGTGTCGTCGTGATCGCCGCATCGAACCGGCCCGCCCTGCTGGATCCCGCACTGCTCCGACCCGGGCGCTTCGACGACCTCGTGTACGTCCCCGTCCCCGCACGTGAGGGGCGCCTGCACATCCTGAAGATCCACACGTCCGGGATGCCGCTGGCCAAGGACGTGGACCTGGACGTGCTCGCCGATCGCACGCAGGGCTACACCGGCGCGGATCTCGAGGACCTCGTACGTCGCGCCGGTCTCGAGGCGCTGCGTGAGAACATCGAGAGCGAGATCGTCGACGCGAGCCACTTCGAAGCTGCATTGACGGAGACGAGGGCGTCGGTCACCAGGGAGATGGAACAGGAGTACGAGGAGCTGCTGAAGACGTTGAAGAGCGAGAGTCCGCGCGGACCGAAGCGGATCGGGTTTTCGGTGGCGGCGCAGGAGCTTGCGGCGGACTAG
- a CDS encoding ABC transporter ATP-binding protein, translating into MRIIAEGLTQTYRSGGRPLTVLDSIDLSIEAQEFLAIVGPSGSGKTTLLGLLAGLDRPSAGRVLFDDVDLAGLDEDQRARLRAEQVGFVFQSFQLVPTLTALENVLVPLELRGRASGAAARARELLARVGLEERIDHYPAQLSGGEQQRVAIARAFANDPRVLFADEPTGNLDALTGGRVIDLLLELNEESSATLVLVTHDPELANRAHRIVRLAAGRVVDDNGAA; encoded by the coding sequence ATGAGAATCATCGCCGAAGGGCTTACACAGACCTACCGGAGCGGCGGCAGGCCGCTCACCGTGCTGGACAGTATCGATCTTTCCATCGAGGCGCAGGAGTTCCTCGCGATCGTCGGCCCGTCCGGCAGCGGCAAGACGACGCTGCTCGGCCTGCTTGCCGGGCTGGATCGCCCGAGCGCCGGTCGCGTCCTGTTCGACGACGTCGACCTGGCCGGACTCGACGAGGATCAGCGTGCGCGCCTGCGCGCCGAGCAGGTCGGTTTCGTGTTCCAGAGCTTTCAGCTCGTCCCGACGCTGACCGCACTCGAGAACGTGCTGGTACCACTGGAGCTGCGCGGACGTGCCAGTGGCGCTGCGGCGCGGGCGCGCGAGCTGCTCGCGCGCGTCGGCCTGGAGGAGCGCATCGACCACTACCCGGCGCAGCTGTCCGGCGGTGAACAGCAGCGCGTCGCCATTGCCCGCGCGTTCGCCAACGACCCGCGCGTGCTGTTCGCAGACGAGCCCACCGGCAACCTCGACGCCCTTACCGGCGGCCGCGTCATCGACCTCCTGCTCGAGCTGAACGAGGAATCGAGTGCGACGCTCGTCCTCGTCACCCACGATCCCGAGCTCGCAAACCGCGCGCACCGCATCGTACGCCTCGCCGCAGGGCGAGTCGTCGATGACAACGGGGCGGCATGA
- a CDS encoding arylesterase — protein sequence MRRKIVALFVASLIACQADPARDAERAAAGSTASGAATATDATAGASNAAAGTSHGTGVAARNGRAAVLFLGTSLTAGYGIGADVAYPALIQQRIDSAGLPYRVVNAGLSGETSAGGLERLEWSLQDSVAVVVLELGANDGLRGLPVERMRANLEDILQRTRERYPNVRLVIAGMEAPPNLGPRYTSEFRQVFPELARRYDAELIPFLLEGVAAQPALNQEDGIHPNERGHALIADRVWAALEPVLDGGE from the coding sequence ATGAGGCGGAAGATAGTTGCACTGTTCGTCGCGTCACTAATCGCGTGCCAGGCGGACCCGGCGCGCGATGCCGAGCGCGCGGCCGCCGGCAGCACAGCGAGCGGGGCTGCCACGGCAACGGACGCGACGGCCGGCGCGAGCAATGCTGCGGCAGGAACGTCGCACGGAACCGGTGTGGCCGCACGGAACGGACGCGCGGCGGTGCTCTTCCTCGGCACGAGCCTGACAGCCGGCTACGGCATCGGCGCGGACGTCGCATACCCGGCGTTGATCCAGCAGCGAATCGATTCCGCAGGCCTGCCCTACCGGGTCGTGAACGCCGGGCTGAGCGGCGAGACGAGTGCGGGCGGGCTCGAGCGGCTGGAGTGGTCGCTGCAGGATTCCGTTGCCGTGGTGGTGCTGGAGCTGGGTGCGAACGATGGGCTCCGCGGGCTGCCGGTGGAGCGGATGCGGGCCAACCTGGAAGACATCCTGCAGCGGACCCGGGAGCGCTACCCGAACGTGCGGCTCGTGATCGCAGGGATGGAGGCGCCCCCCAATCTCGGGCCGCGCTACACGAGCGAATTCCGGCAGGTGTTTCCGGAGCTTGCGCGCAGGTACGACGCGGAGCTGATCCCGTTCCTGCTCGAAGGTGTCGCGGCACAGCCGGCACTCAACCAGGAGGACGGCATCCATCCGAACGAGCGAGGACACGCGCTGATCGCGGACCGCGTGTGGGCAGCGCTCGAGCCCGTGCTGGACGGGGGCGAATGA
- a CDS encoding HAD family hydrolase, whose product MVVLLDVDGTLIDSNDAHARSWVEIGRRTGHPIGYDHIRWLIGMGGDRVLPLLTGLDADSSEGEALLEQRGDLFRTEFLPKLKAFPGAREMVERLLDHGHELVVATSAGEESMKALLEQAGLDDLIHLRTSSDDAEESKPAPDIVHAALQRAGASATDAVMIGDTPYDVAAARNAGVPIIGVLCGGWTRVSLTGAREIYSGPREILTAFDQSMLSGRSR is encoded by the coding sequence ATGGTCGTACTGCTCGACGTCGACGGCACGCTGATCGACAGCAATGATGCCCACGCGCGCTCCTGGGTGGAGATCGGCAGGCGAACCGGTCACCCCATCGGATACGACCACATCCGCTGGCTGATCGGCATGGGCGGTGACCGCGTGCTGCCGCTGCTGACCGGTCTCGACGCCGACTCGAGCGAAGGCGAGGCACTGCTCGAGCAGCGCGGCGATCTCTTCCGGACGGAGTTCCTGCCGAAGCTGAAGGCGTTCCCGGGTGCGCGGGAAATGGTCGAGCGTCTGCTCGATCACGGGCATGAGCTCGTCGTCGCAACGTCGGCAGGCGAGGAGAGCATGAAGGCGCTGCTCGAGCAGGCCGGACTGGATGATCTGATCCACCTGAGGACGAGCAGCGATGATGCGGAGGAGTCCAAGCCTGCGCCGGATATCGTGCACGCGGCGCTGCAGCGCGCGGGTGCGTCGGCCACGGACGCTGTCATGATCGGTGACACCCCCTACGACGTCGCCGCCGCGCGCAACGCGGGCGTTCCGATCATCGGGGTGCTGTGCGGCGGATGGACGCGCGTCAGCCTGACGGGGGCACGCGAGATCTACAGCGGCCCGCGCGAGATCCTGACTGCGTTCGACCAGAGCATGCTGTCCGGCAGGTCCCGGTAG
- a CDS encoding transglutaminase-like domain-containing protein, whose amino-acid sequence MSTAPAPAPRSRFAAVVGQQETEVDLALAALLIAAEEYPQLVPEPYLRRIDLLAERVRDRLGEETAPLVVLQELSRVLFEEEGFRGNAEAYYDPRNSFLNDVLDRRVGVPLTLSLLYLEVGWRLGLPLHGVNFPGHFLVRYDGEALKLLIDPFQRGEIRFEDEAQALLDRVYGGTVSLQPSYLRPADRKDILVRLLSNLKGIYLNTRDDRRALAATERILLVRPDAAEEVRDRGMLLARLGFADDAVQELRDYLARAPGADDADRVRLLIRELGGSEQE is encoded by the coding sequence ATGAGCACGGCCCCGGCGCCCGCGCCGCGATCGCGGTTCGCCGCTGTCGTCGGGCAGCAGGAAACGGAGGTCGACCTCGCGCTCGCTGCGCTGCTGATCGCGGCAGAGGAGTACCCGCAGCTCGTCCCCGAGCCCTACCTGCGGCGGATCGACCTCCTGGCCGAGCGCGTGCGCGACCGGCTCGGCGAGGAGACTGCACCACTCGTCGTGCTGCAGGAGCTGAGTCGCGTGCTCTTCGAGGAAGAGGGGTTCCGCGGCAATGCGGAGGCGTACTACGATCCCCGCAACTCCTTCCTGAACGATGTTCTCGACAGGCGCGTGGGCGTGCCGCTCACGCTCAGCCTCCTCTACCTCGAGGTGGGCTGGCGGCTGGGGCTGCCGCTGCACGGCGTCAACTTCCCCGGTCACTTCCTCGTCCGCTACGACGGCGAAGCGCTCAAGCTGCTGATCGATCCATTCCAGCGAGGGGAGATCCGCTTCGAGGACGAGGCGCAGGCGCTGCTCGACCGCGTCTACGGCGGCACGGTCTCGCTGCAGCCGAGCTACCTGCGTCCCGCGGATCGCAAGGACATTCTCGTCCGGCTGCTGTCGAACCTGAAGGGTATCTACCTGAACACGCGCGACGATCGGCGTGCACTCGCCGCGACCGAGCGCATCCTGCTCGTGAGGCCCGATGCGGCCGAAGAGGTGCGCGACCGCGGCATGCTGCTCGCCCGCCTCGGATTCGCCGACGATGCCGTCCAGGAGTTGCGCGACTACCTCGCCCGCGCGCCCGGAGCCGACGATGCAGACCGTGTCCGGCTCCTGATCCGGGAGCTGGGTGGGTCCGAGCAGGAGTAG
- a CDS encoding glycine cleavage T C-terminal barrel domain-containing protein has product MSMTTDTSERRGELYGSDVVRSYGDAANEYAALRADAGVVVREDRVVLRVHGRDPVKMVHGLVTNDLVSLAPGQATYAVLLTPKGRMLGEMRVLRREDDLLLDVDAAALDGVLTHLKKFVPPLFARFEPAEYAVLGVYGSRAYDVLRSVCDAPASALAEDQAATGTFAGDVVHVIGSGWSGGAGADVFVSAAHADALRDALMAAGARACGHAALDVLRIEAGVPRWGAELDETTIPLEADLGKRAISTTKGCYTGQEVIIRILHRGHVNWHLRGLLLGDAPVPARGTTLARPGEDRAVARITSACVSPRFDQTIALGYVRREIEPPAELVLADTNAQAQVVLLPFTE; this is encoded by the coding sequence ATGAGCATGACGACAGACACGAGCGAGCGTCGCGGCGAGCTGTACGGCAGCGACGTCGTGCGCAGCTACGGCGACGCCGCCAACGAGTACGCGGCACTGCGCGCTGACGCCGGTGTGGTGGTGCGCGAGGACCGTGTGGTGCTGCGCGTGCACGGCCGCGATCCGGTGAAGATGGTGCACGGCCTGGTCACCAACGACCTGGTGAGTCTCGCACCCGGGCAGGCGACCTACGCCGTGCTGCTCACGCCCAAGGGCAGGATGCTCGGCGAGATGCGTGTGCTGCGGCGCGAGGACGACCTGCTGCTGGATGTCGACGCGGCCGCACTGGACGGCGTGCTCACACACCTGAAGAAGTTCGTGCCGCCGCTGTTCGCCCGCTTCGAACCCGCGGAGTACGCGGTGCTCGGCGTCTACGGCTCGCGTGCATACGACGTCCTGCGATCCGTGTGCGACGCGCCTGCATCCGCCCTCGCGGAGGACCAGGCTGCAACGGGCACGTTCGCGGGCGACGTCGTACACGTCATCGGCAGCGGCTGGTCGGGCGGCGCGGGTGCGGACGTCTTCGTGTCTGCAGCACACGCCGATGCGCTGCGCGACGCTTTGATGGCTGCGGGTGCGCGCGCGTGTGGGCATGCTGCACTCGACGTGCTGCGCATCGAGGCGGGCGTGCCTCGCTGGGGCGCGGAGCTGGACGAGACGACGATCCCGCTCGAGGCGGATCTGGGCAAGCGCGCGATCAGCACGACCAAGGGCTGCTACACCGGGCAGGAAGTCATCATCCGCATCCTGCACCGCGGCCACGTGAACTGGCATCTGCGCGGGCTGCTGCTCGGCGACGCACCCGTCCCCGCCAGGGGCACGACCCTGGCACGCCCTGGCGAAGACCGGGCGGTTGCGCGTATCACCAGCGCATGTGTGTCACCCCGTTTCGACCAGACGATCGCCCTGGGGTACGTGCGTCGGGAGATCGAGCCGCCCGCTGAGCTGGTCCTTGCAGACACCAACGCACAGGCACAGGTAGTCCTGCTCCCATTCACAGAATGA
- a CDS encoding ATP-binding cassette domain-containing protein, translating into MAAPPTGPALELRGVSKYYGRFPAVRDLDLTIPRGATYGVLGPNGAGKTTTIRMALRILEPDSGSIDLLGQTLSQEGLDRVGYLPEERGVYRRMKVRDLLSFLAELKGMNRRDARPEIDRWLERMDLGAWADRKVQDLSKGMQQKIQFIGAVLHDPELIVLDEPFSGLDPINQQVLREIVVELKRANRTIIFSTHIIEHAERICDHVCIIAQGRKVADGTVKQLKQEHGGDYVAISFERPDIEAERLLGALPTVAGVRQHGTVAEVGLQAGADPQELLVHLVNQGVRLRRFECTEPSLEEIFLERVAAAEPRPEVREEELAHV; encoded by the coding sequence ATGGCAGCGCCGCCGACCGGTCCCGCACTGGAGCTGCGGGGCGTGAGCAAGTACTACGGCCGCTTCCCGGCGGTCCGCGACCTCGACCTCACCATTCCTCGCGGTGCCACCTACGGTGTGCTCGGGCCGAACGGCGCGGGCAAGACCACGACGATCCGCATGGCGCTGCGGATCCTCGAGCCGGACAGCGGTTCGATCGACCTGCTGGGGCAGACGCTGTCGCAGGAGGGTCTGGACAGGGTCGGCTACCTGCCGGAGGAACGCGGCGTCTACCGCCGCATGAAGGTCCGCGACCTCCTTTCCTTTCTGGCCGAGCTGAAGGGAATGAACCGGCGTGATGCGCGCCCGGAGATCGACCGCTGGCTCGAGCGGATGGACCTGGGGGCGTGGGCCGACCGGAAGGTGCAGGACCTCTCCAAAGGGATGCAGCAGAAGATCCAGTTCATCGGCGCGGTGCTGCACGACCCGGAGCTGATCGTGCTGGACGAGCCGTTCAGCGGCCTCGATCCGATCAACCAGCAGGTGCTGCGCGAGATCGTGGTCGAGCTGAAGCGCGCGAACCGCACCATCATCTTCAGCACGCACATCATCGAACATGCCGAGCGCATCTGCGACCACGTGTGCATCATCGCACAGGGTCGCAAGGTCGCGGACGGCACGGTGAAGCAGCTCAAGCAGGAGCATGGCGGCGACTACGTCGCGATCAGCTTCGAGCGGCCCGACATCGAGGCCGAGCGGCTCCTGGGCGCACTGCCCACGGTCGCCGGTGTGCGACAGCACGGGACCGTCGCCGAGGTCGGCCTGCAGGCGGGCGCCGATCCGCAGGAGCTGCTCGTGCACCTCGTGAACCAGGGCGTCCGGCTGCGCAGGTTCGAGTGCACCGAGCCGTCGCTCGAGGAGATCTTCCTCGAGCGCGTCGCAGCAGCAGAGCCGCGGCCCGAAGTGCGGGAGGAGGAGCTCGCCCATGTCTAG
- a CDS encoding gamma-glutamylcyclotransferase family protein has protein sequence MTTPPIQDRGFHLFAYGTLRDVRNAPVPLMHGARRVADATVAGTLYDIDGKFPALMLYGTTPVAGTVWHIPESARLALLDEYEQVDRGLYRRVAVEAAGLACWVYVAGPALASRLTPERRVAAGAWGP, from the coding sequence ATGACCACTCCGCCGATCCAGGACCGGGGCTTTCACCTCTTCGCATACGGCACGCTTCGCGACGTCCGCAACGCTCCCGTCCCGTTGATGCACGGCGCCCGGCGCGTTGCGGATGCGACCGTCGCCGGAACTCTCTACGATATCGACGGCAAGTTCCCGGCGCTGATGCTGTACGGCACGACACCGGTCGCGGGAACGGTGTGGCACATCCCCGAGTCGGCTCGACTGGCCCTGCTGGACGAGTACGAACAGGTCGACCGTGGCCTGTACCGACGGGTGGCCGTCGAGGCCGCGGGCCTGGCCTGCTGGGTGTACGTTGCGGGCCCGGCGCTGGCGAGCCGGCTCACCCCGGAACGGCGGGTGGCAGCAGGCGCGTGGGGGCCCTGA
- a CDS encoding ABC transporter permease — MSRAFVVVKREFTEMVKTRSFIIATLLGPLLIVGFFALQVLIISQSSAGGRHTLVIADATGAGVGPLAARLLESETSDGGVRRDPQTSYEITVEEVVPAEWSTHEAGLRERVIAEEIAGFLYLAPDVVTGDAAARYHGSNATNSTVTADLRAAVQSAVQTTRLSRAGIDPDQVGPALRPVRIDANKLDARGTTGSAEAAIFIGIMMAFAIYMAVLLYGAAVMNGVLEEKRDKIVELILSSVRARDLLIGKVLGIGGAGMLQMAVWVLVAAFMLSYGVALIGFIDVDPAAVQQVQETPLLDIMPASAAPIFLVFFAAGFLIYSTLYAALGAVTNTAQEAQQFVFPVMMPLLVGVLIAMSGAQNPDNTMVVVGSIFPLTSPLVMPVRAVVTNVPPLELVLSILLAFATAAAIVWMSAKIYRIGILSSGKRPTFAQLARWVRSS, encoded by the coding sequence ATGTCTAGAGCATTCGTCGTCGTCAAGCGTGAGTTCACCGAGATGGTGAAGACGCGCTCCTTCATCATCGCTACGCTGCTCGGGCCACTGCTGATCGTCGGCTTCTTTGCGCTGCAGGTGCTGATCATCTCCCAGAGCAGTGCTGGCGGACGCCATACACTCGTGATCGCCGACGCCACGGGAGCCGGCGTGGGTCCGCTTGCAGCGCGCCTGCTCGAATCCGAAACCAGCGATGGCGGTGTCCGCCGCGATCCGCAGACCAGCTACGAGATCACCGTCGAGGAGGTCGTCCCCGCCGAATGGAGCACGCACGAGGCAGGGCTGCGCGAACGGGTGATCGCCGAGGAAATCGCAGGTTTCCTCTACCTGGCGCCGGATGTCGTCACCGGTGACGCAGCGGCACGCTACCACGGCAGCAACGCCACCAACTCCACTGTCACGGCGGATCTTCGCGCGGCCGTGCAGTCCGCCGTACAGACGACCCGGCTTTCACGCGCGGGCATCGATCCCGACCAGGTCGGGCCGGCGCTGCGCCCCGTCCGCATCGACGCCAACAAGCTCGACGCGCGCGGCACGACCGGCTCCGCCGAGGCTGCCATCTTCATCGGCATCATGATGGCCTTCGCGATCTACATGGCCGTGCTGCTCTACGGCGCCGCGGTCATGAACGGTGTGCTCGAGGAGAAGCGAGACAAGATCGTGGAGCTGATTCTCAGCTCGGTGCGCGCGCGCGACCTGCTGATTGGCAAGGTCCTCGGCATCGGCGGCGCCGGAATGCTGCAGATGGCGGTCTGGGTGCTCGTGGCGGCCTTCATGCTGAGCTACGGCGTCGCTCTGATCGGCTTCATCGACGTCGACCCCGCCGCGGTGCAGCAGGTGCAGGAAACGCCGCTGCTGGACATCATGCCCGCGTCGGCAGCGCCGATTTTCCTGGTGTTCTTCGCCGCAGGGTTCCTGATCTATTCGACGCTCTACGCCGCACTCGGCGCGGTCACGAACACCGCGCAAGAAGCACAGCAGTTCGTCTTCCCGGTCATGATGCCGCTCCTGGTCGGTGTGCTGATCGCCATGAGTGGCGCGCAGAACCCGGACAACACCATGGTCGTGGTCGGCTCGATCTTCCCGCTCACGTCTCCGCTCGTGATGCCCGTGCGCGCCGTCGTGACGAACGTGCCGCCACTGGAGCTCGTGCTTTCCATCCTCCTCGCGTTCGCCACCGCCGCGGCGATCGTCTGGATGTCGGCAAAGATCTACCGGATTGGAATCCTGTCGAGCGGCAAGCGGCCGACATTTGCCCAGCTGGCGCGATGGGTGCGCTCGTCGTGA
- a CDS encoding Nramp family divalent metal transporter — protein sequence MADDAGGVTTLAVPAASRSRLRLREIGPGAVVAAAFIGPGTVTTATLAGARYGYALLWAVGFSIIATLVLQEMAARLGLVTGAGLGEAVRARFTGVRRILAAGLVFGAIVIGNAAYETGNLLGASLGMNGIVSGDVRAWALGFAALAAVLLWTGRYRTIERLMIAMVVIMSIVFLATSFVLAPPLMEIVRGMFVPRLPAGQASLLVALGVIGTTVVPYNLFLHAVIVRERWSGAEDLPAARADAAIAIVLGGVVTSAIVVTSAGVLSQGGGSVTGAADMAAQLEPLLGRWARLFFAAGLLAAGLTSAITAPLAAAYAAAGALGWSRDLRDRRLRMVWGAVILAGAAFALAGVRPVPAILFAQVANGILLPAVAVFLLLAANDARMGRWRNGVLANTVGVVVVLVTVVLGGWAIWRAVMG from the coding sequence ATGGCCGATGACGCAGGCGGAGTTACCACACTCGCAGTGCCCGCCGCGTCGCGGTCGCGGCTGAGACTCCGCGAGATCGGGCCCGGCGCTGTCGTTGCCGCGGCCTTCATCGGTCCGGGGACCGTCACCACCGCAACACTCGCCGGGGCACGCTACGGCTACGCTCTCCTCTGGGCCGTCGGCTTTTCCATCATCGCGACGCTCGTGCTGCAGGAGATGGCGGCGCGTCTCGGCCTCGTCACCGGCGCCGGACTCGGCGAAGCCGTGCGCGCGCGATTCACCGGTGTACGGCGCATCCTCGCCGCGGGGCTCGTATTCGGCGCGATCGTGATCGGCAACGCTGCCTATGAGACCGGCAACCTGCTCGGCGCATCGCTCGGCATGAACGGCATCGTTTCCGGAGACGTACGGGCCTGGGCGCTGGGATTCGCCGCGCTCGCCGCAGTGCTGCTGTGGACCGGCCGCTACCGCACGATCGAGCGGCTGATGATCGCGATGGTCGTGATCATGTCGATCGTCTTTCTCGCGACGTCGTTCGTGCTCGCCCCACCGCTGATGGAGATCGTGCGTGGCATGTTCGTTCCGCGACTGCCCGCAGGCCAGGCGTCCCTGCTCGTTGCACTCGGTGTCATCGGCACGACCGTCGTGCCGTACAACCTGTTTCTGCACGCGGTGATCGTGCGCGAACGCTGGAGCGGCGCCGAAGACCTGCCCGCCGCACGAGCGGACGCCGCCATCGCCATCGTTCTCGGCGGTGTCGTGACCTCGGCCATTGTCGTCACTTCCGCCGGCGTGCTGAGCCAGGGCGGAGGAAGCGTGACCGGTGCCGCGGACATGGCCGCGCAGCTCGAGCCGCTGCTCGGCCGATGGGCACGGCTGTTCTTCGCGGCTGGCCTGCTGGCGGCGGGCCTCACGTCGGCGATCACAGCACCACTTGCGGCAGCCTACGCCGCCGCGGGCGCACTCGGCTGGTCGCGCGACCTGCGTGACCGCCGCCTCCGGATGGTCTGGGGCGCCGTGATCCTTGCCGGAGCGGCCTTCGCACTCGCGGGCGTCCGGCCAGTGCCCGCCATCCTGTTCGCGCAGGTCGCCAACGGCATACTGCTGCCTGCCGTCGCTGTGTTCCTGCTGCTCGCGGCGAACGACGCGCGCATGGGCCGGTGGCGCAACGGTGTCCTGGCGAACACGGTCGGCGTGGTGGTTGTGCTGGTCACGGTGGTGCTGGGCGGCTGGGCGATCTGGCGGGCAGTCATGGGATGA